CGAGTGCGGGCACGATACTGAGGAACTGGGCGGAGTCGGAGGCGCGGAGCACGGTTGTCATGAGGAGAGGTTCGCGTGCCTTCGCGCCCGTCGGACCGGTGATGGACCCATGTGGATGAGAATCCTGAGAAGCGCCGCCTGTGCACGATCAGTCGCTCGCGTACGATGGAGGCATGGACAACTTCTGGCTCGCCGCGGCATGGTCGCTCCTGCCGACGGTCGGCGTCAGCATCGTCTTCTTCGTCGTGCTCCGCGGCATCCTGCGGTTCGACCGCACGGAACGGAAGGTCCATGCGCAGATCGAGGCCGAGGAACGCGCCGCGCGCGGGCTGCCTCCGCGGGCCTGAGTCCGACCCATCCGCTACTGTGAAGCGAGCGCGCCGGGTCCGGTGCGCCCCGGGGTGACGATCCCCGGTGTGGGTGAGGGGGCGTGATGACCGCGGAGTCCTGGGGCTGGTGGGTCGCCGCCGTGGTCCTGGTGCTCGACATCATCATCCGCGTCACCGCCGTCATCGTCATTCCGCGCAACCGCCGCCCCACCGCGGCGATGGCCTGGCTCCTCGCCGTGTTCTTCATCCCGGTGGTCGGCGTCTTCCTGTTCCTGCTGATCGGGAACCCCCGCCTGCCGCGCGCGCGGCGCCGGAAGCAGGAACAGATCAACGAGTACATCGCCGAGACGAGCGAGCACCTGCACTTCGGGACGCTGCGGCCCAACGCCCCCGCATGGTTCGGTCCCATCGTGCAGATGAACCAGCGCCTCGGTGCCCTGCCGCTCTCCGGGGACAACGGCGCGCACCTCATCTCGGACTACCAGGAGTCGCTCGACGAGATGGCCGAGGCCATCCGCACCGCGCAGGATTACGTGCACGTGGAGTTCTACATCCTGCAGTCCGACGACTCGACGGACAACTTCTTCCGCGCCCTCGAGGAGGTCGCCGCGCGGGGCGTGGCGGTGCGCGTGCTCCTGGACCACTGGGCGAACCGCGGCAAGCCCCGCTATCGCCAGACCATCGCGCGTCTGAACGAGATGGGCGCCGAGTGGCACCTGATGCTGCCCGTGCAGCCGCTCAAGGGCAAGATGCAGCGGCCGGATCTGCGCAACCACCGCAAGCTCCTCGTCGTGGACGGCAACATCGCCTTCCTGGGGTCTCAGAACATCACGGATTCCACCTACAACCTGCCGAAGAACATCCGGCGCGGTCTGCACTGGGTCGACCTGATGGTCAGGCTCGACGGACCCGTCGTGTTGAGCGTCAACGCGATCTTCCTCAGCGACTGGTACAGCGAGACCGATGTCGTGCTCGAAGAGATCGACATCTCCCACGCCAACATCGGCTCCGGGGACCTGGACTGCCAGGTGGTGCCCTCAGGCCCCGGCTTCGAGGTCGAGAACAACCTGCGGCTGTTCCTCGCGCTCCTCTACGCGGCGAAGAAGCAGATCATGATCGTCAGCCCGTACTTCGTGCCCGACGAGGCCCTGCTGCTGGCGGTCACCGCGGCCGTGGACCGCGGGGTCGAGGTGCAGCTGTTCGTCTCGGAGGAGGGCGACCAGGCGATGGTCTACCACGCGCAGCGCAGCTACTACGAAGCGCTGCTGCGCGCCGGCGTGCGGATCTGGATGTACCGGAAGCCGTACATCCTCCACACGAAGAGCCTCACCATCGACGACGAGGTCGCCGTCATCGGCTCGAGCAACATGGACATGCGCTCCTTCGGCCTGAACCTCGAGGTCTCGATGCTCGTGCGCGGCGAGGAGTTCGTCGCCGAGATGCGCGAGGTGGAGGACAAGTACCGGTCGCTGAGCAGGGAGCTGAGCCTCGAGGAATGGATGCAGCAGCCCCTGCGCTCCACCGTGCTCGACAACCTCGCGCGGCTCACCTCCGCACTGCAGTGAGCGGGCATTCCGTCAACCCCCGTTTCGGGCGGAGGAACCCGCCGCTACCCTGAGGGCATGACTCCCCGCAGGCTCGTGATCGCCGTGTCCTCCGCGCTCGCCGCGGCCCTCGTCCTCGCCGGCTGCACGGTGGGCCCGGGCGGCACCGCACCGCACACCACGTCGGATCCCTCCAGCGGCCCCGGGAACGCCGGGAGCAGCGACGAGCAGGACGACATGGACGCGACGCTCCTCGACGACGGGCGGATGTTCGCCGTCGTGAGCTGGGGATCCTCGACGTGCCTGCCTCGGGTCGACGAGATCACCGCCGAGGGGCAGCGGGTCTCGGTCACCCTCGTCGAACCGGAAGGCGATGGCGCGACGGAGCAGGCGTGCACGGCGGACCTCGCGCCGCGGGCGAGCGTCGGTGCTCTGCCCGAGGGCGTGGACCCGACGAAGGACATCACTCTCGTGGTGACCTACGGCGACCTGCTCGACGAGATCGATGTCGATGCCGACCCCGAGGCCACGGCGACGCCGGGCTCGGCGACCGAGTACCAGCCGTCGGCCGGCTGGTTCGACGACGGCGGGCTCGTCCTGTTGACCTGGGGGTCCTCCAGTTGTGCTCCGGTCGTCGAATCCGCCGAGGCCGACGGATCCACGGGGACCGTGACCTTCGTCACCGACGAGAACCAGGTCTGCACCATGGACATGGCGCCGCGGGCCACGGTGGTCGAATTCCCCGAGGATGACGTCGACGACGACGGTCCGTTCCAGCTGACGCTCGTCGGTGGCGGCCTCGACGGCACGGTCGAGGTGCGCTGAGTCCGCAGCGCCTGGTCAGAGGATGTGCACCGGGTGCCCGGTGGGCAGCGCCAGTAGGAGCGCACCGGGGTCCGCCCGGCAGGTGACGTGCACGGCCTCCCCGAACTCGTCGCCGTCGAGCTCGATCGGCGTGGGGCCGGGTGCGGCGGCCTCGGCGCGGGCGCCGCGGAAGTAGTGGACGGACGCGTCCGTGCCGCGGCGATCGAGCACGAAGCGTCCGGCGCGGAAGCGGCGCAGCACGGAGTTGTCCCACCAGATCTTCCGCCAGACGCCCAGCCAGCCGAGCACGCCGGTGGGCTGGATGACCGCGACGTCGAGGGTGGCATCCGTGATGGAGGCGTCCGGGATGAGGGAGATGCCCGCGGGGAGGGTGCCGCAGTTCGCGAACAGGATGCTGTGCACCTTCGTGGAGTGCAGGCGTCCCGTGCCGATCTGGTACACGGCGCGGAAGGGCTTCGCGCGCGGAAGGGACCGGGCCGCGCCGTCGACGTACGCGATCCAGCCGACGGACTTCTTCAGGTCGGCTCGGGTGTTGGCGATCATGTCGGCGTCGAGACCGATGCCGGCGAGCACGACGAAGGCGTGCTCCTCCTCGCTGCCGTCCTCCCTGGTCATCCGTGCCCACCCGATGTCGATCGGATGGTGGAAGTCGCCCAGCGCGGCGCGGATCATCTCCGCAGGGTCGGTCAGCGGGAGGCCGAGGTTCCGCGCGAGGAGATTCCCGGTGCCGCTCGGGAGGATCGCGAGCGGGACACCCGTGCGGGCGATGGCTTCGGCGACCGCCCGCACCGTGCCGTCGCCGCCGGCCACGAGCACGACGTCCACGCCGCGTGCGAGCGCTTCCGCCGTCGCCCCCTGCCCCGCGTCCTCGATGGTCGTCGGATAGAAAGCGGGGTGATCCCACCCCGCTTCGCGGGAGAGGTCGCGGACCTGAGCGCGCAGGCGCTTCCCGTCCACTTTCACCGGGTTGTACACGAGCGCCGCCTGCTTCAGGACGGGGGGACTCGTGGTCATGGCGCTACTCTAGACCGCCCGCCCGGGCCCTCCCTTCGCACCTCGTAGACTTGCGGGATGATCGACCTCGCACTCCTCCGCGACAACCCGGAGATCGTCCGCCGTTCGCAGGCTGCCCGTGGCAATGATCAGAGCACCGTCGACGTCGCACTCGAGGCCGACCGATCGCGCCGCGCCGCGCTCGCCGCATTCGAGGAGCTCCGCGCCGAGCAGAACGCGTTCGGCAAGCAGGTCGCGAAGGCACCCAAGGAGGAGAAGGCCGCCCTGGTCGCGCAGGCCAAGGACCTCGCCGACCGGGTCAAGCAGGCGCAGCACGCGGCGAACGAGGCGGCCGAGGCCGCGGCCACGGCACTGGCGCGGATCGAGAACGTCGTCATCGACGGTGTCCCCGCCGGCGGTGAGGAGGACTTCGTCGAATTGCGCCGCGTGGGCGAGGTCCCCGCGTTCGACTTCGAGCCGCGCGACCACCTCGAGCTCGGTGAGATGCTCGGCGCCATCGACATGGAGCGCGGGGCCAAGGTCTCCGGAGCGCGCTTCTACTTCCTCCGCGGGATCGGCGCCCGGCTCGAGATCGCCCTCATGAACCTCGCTCTCGACAAGGCGCTGCAGAACGGCTTCGTCCCGCTCATCACGCCCACCCTCGTGCGCCCTGAGATCATGCAGGGCACCGGCTTCCTCGGCGAGCACGCCGATGAGGTCTACCACCTCGACAAGGACGACGACCTCTACCTGGTCGGCACGAGCGAGGTCGCCCTCGCCGGCTACCACAAGGACGAGATCGTCGATCTGGCACCTGGTGCGCTCCGTTACGCCGGATGGTCGACCTGCTACCGCCGTGAGGCCGGCTCGCACGGCAAGGACACCCGCGGGATCATCCGCGTGCACCAGTTCAACAAGCTGGAGATGTTCGTCTACACCACGGCCGAGGACGCGGAGGCCGAGCATCTGCGTCTCGTCGCCCTTCAGGAGGAGATGCTGACCTCGCTGGGTCTGGCCTACCGCGTGATCGACGTCGCCGCGGGAGACCTCGGGTCGAGCGCAGCCCGCAAGTACGACATCGAGGCGTGGGTGCCCACCCAGGGAGCGTTCCGCGAGTTGACGTCCACCTCGAACTGCACGACCTTCCAGGCGCGTCGTCTCGACGTGCGATACCGCCCGGCGGCGGAGGAGGGCGGCACGGCGCCGAAGACCCAGCATGTCGCGACCCTCAACGGCACGCTCGCGACCACGCGCTGGATCGTCGCCCTGCTCGAGACGCATCAGCAGGCGGACGGCTCGGTACGGGTCCCCGAGGTCCTGCGCCCCTACCTCGGCGGACTCGAGGTGATCCGCCCGCTCGCCGACGAGCAGAGCACCCGGTGACGGCGCCCTGGCTGGTCGGCCTCGACGTCGACGGGACCATCCTCCTCCAGGACGAGACGATGAGCCCCGGGGTGCCCGAGGCCATCACCCGAGTCCGCGAAGCGGGGCACGTGGTCACCATCGCCACCGGCCGCAGTTGGATGGCGACCCGCCGCTACGTGGAGGAGCTCGGCCTCACCGCCGACTATGTGGTGTGTTCCAACGGTGCCGTGACGATGCGCCGAGACGGGGATGACTGGGAGCGCTGGCACGTCGAGACCTTCGACCCGACACCCGTGCTGGCCCTGTTGCGGGATCGGCTTCCGGACGCCCGGTACATGGTCGAGCTCGGCTCCGGCCAGCGCCTGTTCACCGAGCAGCTCGACGACTGGACTCTCGACGGCGGACGCCAGGTCGACTTCGAGGAGCTCGGAGCCCTTCCCGTCTCCCGAATCGTCGTCGTCTCGCCCGGACACGACGAGGACGACTTCCATCGGCTCGTCGCCGACGCCGGCCTCAACGAGGTCTCCTATGCGATCGGGTGGACGGCCTGGCTGGACATCGCTCCGCAGGGCGTCGACAAGGGCACGGCCCTGGAGCGTGTGCGGGACGAACTCGGTCTCGATGCTGCGCGGGTGCTCGTCGCCGGGGACGGACGCAACGACATCGGCATGTTCGGCTGGGCCCGCAGCGGCGGCGGACGCGCGGTGGCCATGGGACAGGCGCCGGTCGAGGTGAAGGACGCCGCGGGGGAGATCACCGCCGACGTCGAGCGGGGAGGGCTCGCCGCCGCCCTGAACACGCTTCCAGCGCCCGCCCAGGTCGACGCCGGAGAATAGAACTCGGCTAGACTCGCGCCTGGTCGACAGAAGTTTCTGTCGGGAGGGTTGTCCGAGCGGCCGATGGAGCTGGTCTTGAAAACCAGTGGGCAGAGATGTCTCGTGGGTTCGAATCCCACACCCTCCGCTTCCTGAGCGCGGTACCCCCGCCGTCGCTGAATCCGAAAGGGCCCGAGTGAGCGAGAACACCCGACGCCGCCGCACCGTCGCGCGACATGGTCAGCTGCGCTCGCCCGGTCCCGTCAGCCAGCTCCTCCGGCTTCTCGCGATCAGCATGGCGGTGGTGCTCGTCAGCGGCATCGGCGTCGCGGCCTACTTCTACCTCGACTTCTCCAGCACCGTCTCCGCGAACGCCGTCGATCTCGACGGGCAGGAAGACCTGCCGCCGGACATCGGGGCCTACAAGGGTGGGTTCAACCTCGTCCTCGCCGGAGTCGACACCTGCGAGGACGACTACAAGCAGTACTTCGGCGACCGGTGCACCGGCGGCGACGCCGAGGGCACGCTCAACGACGTGAACCTGCTCGTGCACGTGTCCGAGGAGCCGCGGCGGATCACCGTCGTCAGCTTCCCGCGTGACCTCATGATCCCCATCCCGTCGTGCGAGGACGAGGACGGCAACGCCACGGCCGCGATGAGCAAGCAGCCGCTCAACGTCGCGTACACCGACGGCGGGCTGAACTGCGTCGTCCGTACGATCTCGGCGCTCACGGACCAGGAGGTGCAGTTCGCCGCCTCCGTGACGTTCGGTGGTGTCATCGAGATCACCAACGCGATCGGCGGGGTCGACGTCTGCCTCGCGAACCCGATCCGGGACCGCTACACGGGTCTGGACATGGCGGCCGGCACGCACACCGTCCAGGGCCTCGAGGCTCTGCAGTTCCTCCGCACCCGGCACGGCGTCGGCGACGGCAGCGACCTGGGCCGCATCGGCAACCAGCAGCAGTACATGTCCAGTCTCGCCCGCAAGCTCATCAGCGGCGAGGTGCTGGGCAACGTGCCGGTCATGCTGAAGCTCGCCAACACCGGCATCCAGAACCTGGAGACGAGCACGTCGCTCGCCGACCCGATGATGATCGTGCAGATCGCGCTGGCCGTGAAGTCGGTGCCGTTCGAGGACATCGTGTTCGTGCAGTATCCGACCCTGGAGGACTGGGACGACCCGAACAAGGTCGTGCCGAACGAGGAGGCCGCCGCCGCCCTCTGGGACGCGATCGAGGCCAACGCCCAGTTGCAGATCACGCACGAGAACACCAGCAACGATGGCGTCGTCGTGGAGGAACCGACGACTCCGACCGAGCCCACGGAGCCCACCACGCCGACACAGGGGGCGACGCCGACCCCCACGACGGCTCCGGACGTCGTGGCGCTTCCCGATTCCATCAAGGGCAACTCCGCCGCGCAGCAGACGTGCTCGAACGGCAACGTGCGCTGAGCGGGACTCAGGAGCTCCGCGGGCGATAGGCCGCCGGCGGATGCGTCGCGGCGACGAGGGCGCGAAGCTCCGAGAGCTCGGCCGGCGCCGCGCCCAGAGCCCGCGCCTGGACGAGGACGTTGCCGAGGGCTGTCGCCTCGACAGGCCCTGCCAGGACGGGAAGCCCGGTGCGGTCCGCCGTCGCCTGACACAGCAGCCGGTTGAGAGACCCGCCGCCGACGAGGTGGACGACGTCGAGAGACTGCCCGGAGAGCCGGCCCGCCGTGCGGACCGCGTCGGCGAACGCGGCGGCGATGCTCTCCACGACGAGCCGGACGAACGCCGGACGATCGGTGGGCGCGACGGCACCGTGTGCGTGCAGGAGGCCAGCGATACGCGTCGGCATGTCCCCGGGGGCCGACAGCGAGGGGTCGTTCGCGTCGAACACGGCGGAGGGCGGCGCCGTGGCGGCCGCCTGGTCGAGAAGCCCGGACAGGTCGATGGCCTTGCCGTCTTCGCTCTCCCACGCGCGCACGGTCTCGCTGAGGAGCCAGAGACCGGTCACGTTGTGGAGGACGCGGAACCGATCGTCCACACCGCGTTCGTTGGTGAAGTTCGCTTCCCTGGCCGCGTCCGTGAGGATCGGCTGAGCGTGCTCCACACCGACCAGCCCCCAGGTGCCGCAGGAGATGTACGCGGCGCGGGGCGATGTCATCGGAACGGCGGCCACCGCCGACGCGGTGTCGTGCGAACCGACCGCGATCACCGGCAGATCGGCGCCGATGCGCTCCGCCACCTCCGGGCGCAGCCGGCCGATGACCGTGCCGGGATCGACGAGGTCCGCGAGGAGGGAGGCGTCGATCCCGAGACGGGTCGCGAGGGCCACATCCCAGGTGCCGGACTCCACGTCCAGCAGGCCTGTCGTCGAGGCGTTGGTCCGTTCGGCGACGCGGGCACCGGTGAGGAGGAAGGCGAGGAGGTCCGGGATGAGGAGCGCGGTGTCGGCGTCGTGCCGGAGCTCGTCCGCCCGGAGCTGGTAGAGCGTGTTGAACGGGAGGAACTGCAGGCCGTTGCGGGCGTGGAGCTCCTCGAACGGGACCAGGGCGTGGACCTCGTCCACGCCGCCGGCGGTGCGGTCGTCGCGGTAGTGGAACGGCTCGGCGAGCAGCTCACCGGCACGCAGGAGGCCGTAGTCGACCGCCCACGAGTCGATCCCGATGGACTCGATGTTCGGTTCTCGGCGCACCGCTTCCGCGAGGCCGTCGAGGACATGGGCGACGAGGGCGTCGAAGTCCCAGTGCAGACCGTCGGCGCGGGTCACCGGTCCGTTCGGGAACCGCGACACGGGCTCGAGCTCCAGGACACCCGGTCCCACTCGGCCGATCATCACCCGACCGCTCGTGGCGCCGAGATCCACCGCCGCGACCGCACGGACGTGCCGTACGGTCGCGGGCGAGCGGTCGTCGGTCATCGCAGGAACGCCGCGGCGACGCCGGAGTCGACGGGGATGTGCAGACCGGTGGTGCGGCTCAGCTCCGGGCCGGTCAGCACATAGACGGCGTCCGCGACGTTCTCCGGCACGACTTCGCGCTTGAGGATCGTGCGGTCGGCGTAGAACTGGCCGAGGTCCTCTTCCTTGACGCCGTACGTGGCCGCCCGGTTCGCTCCCCAGCCGGAGGCGAAGATCCCGGACCCGCGGACCACGCCGTCGGGGTTGATGCCGTTGACCCGGATGCCGTGCGCGCCGAGCTCCACGGCGAGCAGCCGCACCTGGTGCGCCTGGTCGGCCTTCGTCGCCGAGTACGCGATGTTGTTCGGGCCGGCGAAGACGGAGTTCTTGGAGGAGATGTAGATGATGTCGCCGCCGAGTCCCTGGTCGATGAGCACGCGCGCGGCGGTCTTCGAGACGAGGAACGAGCCCTTCGCCATCACGTCGTGCTGGAGATCCCAGTCCTTCTCGGTCGTCTCCAGCAGAGGCTTCGACAGCGACAGGCCGGCGTTGTTCACCACGAGGTCGATGCCGCCGAACGCGAGCACCGCCTGGTCGATCGCGGCCTGCACCGCATCGGCGTCGGCGACGTTCGCGGCCACGCCGATCGCCACGTCGTCGTTCCCGAGCTCGGCGGCCGCGGCCCTGGCCTTGTCCAGGTCCAGGTCGGCGACGACCACGCAGGCGCCCTCCGCGGCGAGGCGGGTCGCGATGGCCTTGCCGATCCCGCTCGCGGCACCGGTGACGAGGGCGATGCGGCCCTGGTGGGACTTCGGCTTCGGCATGCGCCGCAGCTTCGCCTCCTCCAGTGCCCAGTACTCGATGCGGAACTTCTCGGCGTCGGAGATGGGGGAGTACGTGGACAGCGCCTCGGCACCGCGCATCACGTTGATGGCGTTCACGTAGAACTCGCCGGCGACCCGCGCGGTCTGCTTGTTCGCTCCGTACGAGAACATACCGACGCCGGGCACGAGGACGATCAGCGGATCCGCGCCGCGGATCGCCGGCGACTCGGCCGTGGCGTGGGCGTCGTAGTAGGCCTGGTAGTCGGCGCGGTAGGCGGCGTGGAGCTCCCGCAGCCGTGCTGTCTGCTCCTCCACGGTCGCCGTGACAGGGAGGTCGAGGAGGAGCGGCTTGACCTTGGTGCGCAGGAAGTGATCGGGGCAGCTCGTGCCGAGGGCGGCGAGGGCCGGGGCCTTCTCGGAGGCGAGGAAGTCGAGGACCACGTTGCTGTCGGTGAAGTGACCGACCATCGGCTTGTCCGTCGACGCGAGCCCGCGGATGGTTCCGGCGAGGGCGGCCGCCCGCGCGCGGCGCTCCGGCTCCGGCAGGGCTTCGAAGCCCGAGCGCGTGCCGCCGAACGGTTCGGGGGACCCGTGCTCCGCGATGTAGGCGGCGGCGGTGTCGATGATCCAGAGGGAGTTCGCCTCCGCCTCCTCGGAGGAATCGCCCCAGGCGGTGATGCCGTGTCCGCCGAGGATCGTGCCGATGGCCTGCGGGTTCGCCGCCTTGATCTCCGCGATGTCCAGCCCCAGCTGGAAGCCCGGGCGGCGCCACGGCACCCAGACGACCCGGTCGCCGAAGATCGCTCTCGTGAGCTCCTCGCCGTCGGCCGCGGTGGCGATCGCGATGCCCGAGTCGGGATGGAGGTGGTCCACGTGCGGGGCATCGACCAGGCCGTGCATCGCGGTGTCGATCGAGGGGGCGGCGCCGCCCTTGCCGTGGAGGCAATAGTCGAAGGCGGCGACCATCTCGTCCTCCCGCTCGACGCCCGGATAGACGTCGACGAGCGCGCGCATGCGATCGAGGCGGAGGACGGCCAGGCCGTTCTCGGTCAGCGTGCCGAGGTCCCCGCCCGACCCCTTGACCCAGAGGAGCTCGACCGGCTGCCCGGTCACGGGGTCGATCTCGGTGCCCTTGGCGGACGTGTTGCCGCCGGCGTAGTTCGTGTTCTTGGGGTCGGCGCCCAGGCGGTTGCTCCGCGCGAGTAGTTCGGCGGCGGTGGGGTTCGTCATGCGAGTCCTCGGTTCGTAAGTGAAAATACCCGGTCGGCGCCGGAGAGTCAGGGGAGTTGCAGGATCCGAGCCGCGAACCGATCGATCGTCGAGGCGAACGCGGATTCCTCGGGGCGATTGAGATGGCCGTGGGTGGTGCCCGGCTCGACAGCGACGGCGACCTCGACGCCGGCGGCGGTGAGGGCTCGGGCGAATGTCTCGCCGGACACGCGGAGCTCGTCGGTCTCGTCGTTGACCATGATGGTGGGCGGGAAGGAGACGAGCGCCGCGGATGCTGCGGTGCCGGGGATGGCATAGACGTCCGCCGTCTCGGGGTCGCCGCCGAGGTAGTTCTCATACATGCCACGCACGAAGTCGGGGGTGAACACGTCGGCGGAAGGATCTCCGTCGAGCAGGGCGCGCAGCTTTGGGCCGGGCGCCGCCTGCACCGCTTGCAACGTCGGGTAGGCGAGGACGGCGAGAGCGGGCACGATGCCGCCCTCGTGGGAGAGGCGGAGCGCCGCGCCGGTCGCAAGGTTGCCACCTGCGCTGGCTCCGCCGATCGCCCATCCTCGCGTGGCGACGTCCGACGTGGCGGCCCAGCGGAACGCGAAGACCATCTCGTCGTGCGGGACGGGGTAGTGCACGCCGCCGCGTTCGGGCGCGCCGAGGCGCGCGGTCCACTCGGGGGTGATCGGGGCGAGAGCGTAGTCCACGCTCACGACCGCGATTCCCCGATCTACGAACGCCCGTGCGACGGCGTCGGCTTCCGGCATGTCAATGTCGCCGCCCGCGAATCCGCCGCCGTGCGCCCAGACCAGGCCGTGGCCGCTCGGCGACTTCGAGGAGTAGACGCGCACACGCAGCGGACCGTGCGGGCCGTCGAGGACGTGGTCGCGGATGTCGTGCGCGGTCATCGGCTCAGGCCCCCCAGCCGGCCTGCACGCCGCCCACGCGCTCCTCCGCGATCCGCTGCCCGTACCCGGAGGCCGCGTAGGCCGCCATCGGGTCGGCGGGGAGACCCCGTCCCTCTCGCCATTCGGCCAGCGCCGGACGGACGTCGGTGGAGAAGGCGTCCATGAAGACGGCGTGCGCCGTCAGCACGTCCCCGCTGCGCTGAGCGGTCGTCAGGGCTTCGCGGTCGACGAGCAGCGCACGCGCTGTCATCTCCTGCACGTTCAGCACGGAGCGGATCTGTCCGGGGATCTTGTCCTCGATGTTGTGGCACTGGTCCAGCATGAACGCGACGTCGGGGTTGTTCAGCCCTCCGCCCCGGATCACCTCGAACAGGATCCGGAACAGCTGGAACGGGTCGGCGGCACCGACGATGAGGTCGTCGTCCGCGTAGAAGCGGGAGTTGAAGTCGAACGAGCCGAGCTTCCCGAGGCGCAGCAGCTGCATGACGATGAACTCGATGTTGGTGCCCGGTGCGTGGTGACCGGTGTCGAGGCAGACCATCGCCTTGTCACCGAGGGCGGTC
This genomic stretch from Microbacterium sp. Nx66 harbors:
- a CDS encoding alpha/beta hydrolase fold domain-containing protein, which gives rise to MTAHDIRDHVLDGPHGPLRVRVYSSKSPSGHGLVWAHGGGFAGGDIDMPEADAVARAFVDRGIAVVSVDYALAPITPEWTARLGAPERGGVHYPVPHDEMVFAFRWAATSDVATRGWAIGGASAGGNLATGAALRLSHEGGIVPALAVLAYPTLQAVQAAPGPKLRALLDGDPSADVFTPDFVRGMYENYLGGDPETADVYAIPGTAASAALVSFPPTIMVNDETDELRVSGETFARALTAAGVEVAVAVEPGTTHGHLNRPEESAFASTIDRFAARILQLP